Proteins from a single region of Hordeum vulgare subsp. vulgare chromosome 6H, MorexV3_pseudomolecules_assembly, whole genome shotgun sequence:
- the LOC123406098 gene encoding replication protein A 70 kDa DNA-binding subunit B-like, translating to MWDYCGTRDGQPPIHVDLVLVDEKGNHIYAEIPGNEATKFKQLVEEQKVYCFKKFLVVPSKASYKPFPAKYMIRFTPWTTVVHTEDIHPEFPMYVYKLMPFSELPSRVGAQDFFVDVIGQIVGVSQLAHVRMPTNTTDTPKRVIALRDNRNTEMKIVLWGQRAVEFEAQLVYDNGQNSPVIGIFVGLLMKSYNNDETLSGGSACRWYLNEDIPEIDDCFERLGDDFPKIQWISNGAEKFAVKRNRGDLPHKSVDELRNMDPWETENTDFLCTVTITKVMPEQPWWFQSCSKCHRSATSYGSEFRCSAGCVSTKAYPKFRLFLEGTDGTGAAEFVFFNRVAQQLVGKSVMALLRSSGLPREIAAVVSQKYTLAVSVTQKSLSQRNISFQVNGIETFLGRQNSIPHDTRAPAVMPVATPSGSSRDHALTLSTKDNSVDTIPELPIVAEKEIKKTSASRVPLRHLLKRKATDGFVGVESSTEFTPNDASSDGTALLPITLPMHKDKNLEVESTNEQKRNKDKNLEVQSKTLKSVACAPLLTLHLAQHCSPPSSSAEELTVVSPSSADDPTPPKKSSAEELTLVSPTSADDPTPPKKSKMDNTVVSPSDTGKSRRRPVAANKEN from the exons ATGTGGGACTATTGTGGAACACGAGATGGACAGCCTCCAATACATGTTGACCTTGTGTTGGTGGATGAGAAG GGTAACCATATTTATGCTGAAATTCCTGGAAATGAAGCAACCAAGTTCAAACAGCTTGTTGAAGAACAAAAAGTTTATTGCTTCAAGAAATTCTTGGTTGTTCCAAGCAAAGCTTCTTACAAGCCATTCCCTGCCAAGTACATGATTAGGTTCACACCATGGACCACTGTTGTGCATACGGAGGATATTCATCCAGAGTTCCCTATGTATGTCTACAAGCTAATGCCATTTTCCGAACTTCCATCGCGTGTTGGTGCTCAGGATTTCTTTGTTG ATGTCATTGGCCAGATTGTTGGTGTGTCACAACTAGCGCACGTACGCATGCCTACAAACACAACTGACACTCCAAAGCGAGTTATTGCTCTCAGAGATAACAG GAACACTGAAATGAAAATCGTTCTTTGGGGACAAAGGGCTGTTGAATTTGAAGCACAACTTGTTTATGACAATGGACAAAACTCACCTGTTATTGGTATTTTTGTTGGTCTTCTGATGAAGTCTTACAATA ATGATGAAACTCTGAGCGGAGGATCTGCATGTAGATGGTATCTAAACGAGGACATTCCTGAGATAGATGACTGCTTTGAAAG GTTGGGTGATGATTTCCCAAAAATTCAATGGATATCGAATGGTGCTGAGAAGTTTGCCGTAAAACGCAACCGAGGTGACCTCCCACACAAAAGTGTTGACGAGCTGCGAAACATGGATCCATGGGAAACAGAG AACACGGATTTTCTTTGCACTGTCACAATTACAAAGGTGATGCCTGAGCAACCATGGTGGTTCCAATCATGCTCTAAGTGCCACCGTTCTGCTACCTCTTATGGCTCGGAGTTCAGATGCAGTGCAGGATGTGTCTCAACGAAAGCTTACCCAAA ATTCCGTCTTTTTTTAGAAGGAACAGATGGCACAGGCGCAGCAGAGTTTGTCTTTTTTAACCGAGTTGCACAACAACTTGTTGGAAAATCTGTAATGGCACTCCTAAGGTCATCTGGACTTCCTCGTGAAATTGCTGCAGTTGTGTCTCAGAAATACACCCTTGCTGTCTCGGTGACGCAGAAGAGCCTCTCACAGAGAAACATTTCATTCCAAGTCAATGGCATTGAGACCTTTCTTGGGAGGCAGAACTCTATCCCACATGATACTCGtgctcctgcggtgatgcccgtaGCGACCCCAAGTGGATCTTCAAGAGATCATGCGCTTACTCTTTCCACCAAAGACAACTCTGTAGACACCATCCCCGAGCTCCCCATAGTGgctgaaaaagaaataaaaaagacaagtgcATCACGCGTG CCACTTCGTCATCTCCTGAAGAGAAAGGCTACTGATGGCTTTGTTGGAGTAGAGTCGTCAACCGAGTTTACTCCAAATGATGCTTCAAGTGATGGAACTGCACTACTGCCAATTACACTTCCCAT GCACAAGGACAAGAACTTGGAGGTAGAAAGCACAAATGAACAAAAGAGGAACAAGGACAAGAACTTGGAGGTACAAAGCAAAACACTTAAGAGCGTTGCATGTGCCCCTCTTTTAACCCTGCATCTAGCACAACACTGCAGTCCTCCATCCAG CAGTGCTGAAGAGCTTACAGTTGTATCCCCAAGTTCCGCTGACGATCCTACCCCTCCTAAGAAATC TAGCGCTGAAGAGCTTACACTTGTGTCCCCAACTTCCGCTGACGATCCTACCCCTCCTAAGAAATC TAAAATGGACAACACTGTTGTCTCTCCTTCTGACACTGGGAAGAGCCGCCGAAGGCCGGTGGCTGCCAACAAAGAAAATTAA